The stretch of DNA GAGGTGATGTTCGAACTCATTCACCTTTAAGATAAAAATTTTAGCCACtagaatttcttttttaaaaaaatctgatattgaaaatgaaaatgaagtttAGTTTGATCTTATTTTCCTAAATCATTTGATTGTCGTATATGCAAAATAACATTTACATCCAatacaacaaaatatatatatagaaaatagtATATGCGTGTAAACTACTTTTACACTATCATTCAATATCAATCGTGCATTCCGCCAAATCATCCCATTGGTTCACTccagttatattttttttattgcaatTGAGCAGaggtctttatatttttttagtatatgcacttcaattatattttttgctCTGATAATAAGGtctttataataaataaaataatgataataaggTCTTTGTACACTATTATTTCCGTATCTTCtgcgaattttttttttgaggtaatCTTCTGCGAAGTTTTTGTTTAGCCAGATCTTATcttttgctattttttattataagagatctTCTGCAACTTTTGCAAAGTATTACTGATgtgtaaataaattaaaataatatatcatatatatactcGGTTAGAAACCCTATTCTCACTGAACCTTATACAAAAATGAAAAGccaaaaagtgaaaaaaaaataatatgagaCTACGATTTCAACTCCAACGGTGGATAGAATTAGCGACTTGCCGGATTCAATTCTATGTcacattctttcttttattccAACCAAACAAGTGGTCGCCACTAGCCTCCTCTCACCTAGGTGGAAGTCAATATGGCTCTCAGTCCTAACTCTCGACTTGGAGGACAAAACCTTCAAAGACTTCACTTCCTTCCAAAACTTCACATTCATAGCAATATTCTCACGAAACATCACATTTCCAATTCTTTCATTTCGCTTCAAATGTAGCAACAACAATTATACCCTAAAGACCTATGAAACTAGTATGCATCTTTAAGAGAAAGGACCCCACTATTAGAGTGAATCCATTTTAACTCATCCTTAGTTTTGTAAATGGGAATGGTGACATTATTTAATAATGACATCATATTAGGATAGACCGTAAAAATAAAGTGAGGAATGAGCTAATGATTATTAGAAACAAAATGAGCGGTCTTAGCctataaaaaaagaatgagaAGGACCGAAAATATTCAAAAGGTCCACCAAAGGGTTACCTAATCAAGAATCTGCCCATAAATTAATCTGGCCACCCTTACCAAGGTGCCATCAAGTATTTGTCAATAATATGAGATATATGATTCTTGGTACGTACCTGACCAAACTGAAGaataaatatgatattcatttttttttatacattaataTAACAAAATTGAATGTGATATATGATATTCTAAAAGACCCTAGATCACAACATCATTACATATCTTTCATAAAGATAATATTTCCTCGAGTTGAATAATTTGGCAACGATTTTAACATGGTcccatcatttattataaatcTAGTGACTTGAACTTTGGCTTCTTTCAAGTCACGCCAGCAACATTTAGTAACATCTTTTTTTCTCCTTagcgtttcaaaaaaaaaactgtagttttagacaattaaaaaaaaagttagaaatgaGACTTAGTCTCTTACAATTCATATTAAAGGGATGTGAGAAAAGATGACATACATACCTCAACGAATTGTTTGGTTTCCAAGTTATTCCAAGATATATATTCAGGTACGAAAcacaaaagtaaaaaatctgCAATATCTGAATACAAAGTTTCATTTATTTCTGAATGAATCTCAATGTCTAAGTCCAAATGCTTGATACTTGGTGGAGGGGATGGAATATCCAAGAACACCGGTCTTGGTGCACCCTACAGGGCAAGCAAATACACACAAAttaagtaaatatatatatctatatagtGATagaaattgaatgaatgaactAAACAAAGTAGTTAATTAATACTCACCTCAGAACAAGAGATGGATAGAAATAGTGATATAAAAACATTTTGGGGTTTGATATTTTGGAGAAGTTCCCTCAcgtaaaaaatatcaaaatcataAATCGAGATACTAAGACAGAGTTGTAGTTGAGTAgaaatattgtttaaaaaagaTATAATAGGTTTTGAGCCATTAAAACCTTTAAAGTTACATGTCAATAGATTTGGAGCATCAATGTTGGCCACCTTCAAATTAGAGCAATCTGATACTCGTAAATATTTAAGTTGAACACTTGAAATATTAATCGTCTCAGACAGTATGCAATTCCATATCTCCAACGTCTCAAGAAATGGAAATTTTGGTAATATTTCAAGAAACCATTTTTCTGTGATGATAGTAGTATCATACAAAGACAAGAGTAACTCTTTCAAAAATTTGCAGCACTGAATAAACTCAATCTTAAATATTGGAATGCTCATATAATCATGGCAATAATATAAACTCTTAAGACTCGAATTAGCTTCATCGATATAAACCTCTTTTATTCCATCAACATAAACTGTCTTGAGCTTTTTTAGACCACGCATGCTCAAAGACTTCATACTGCCACTTAAAAGCATCAAAGTTATAACTTCAATCAAAGGACAACAAGAAATGAGGCACTCGATTGCTTGTCCATCTTTCAAAACGACTTCCAACAAATGTAATTCTCTCAacgaaaaaaatttaattgaatgatTCCTCAATGCTTCGTCGACTCTAATACCCCCTTCTAACACCAACTTGGTAAGTGATTTTATTTCAATTACACCCTTCGGTAAGACATAATAACATTCTCCCCGACGACCTTTCTCATCTTGGCTGATCATAGAACTATATTTAGGAAAACAAACATCTAAAACTTCAACACCACTTTCACTCACCAACTTCAAGCAAAGATCAAAATCATTTGACATGCATCCAAGAATATCTATTATAGAAAAGTTAAATTCTTTGATGGCCAACCTTTGCTCCCAAAACCTTAATAATCTGCTCTTTACATATTCAATCAAGTCCTTACTCTTCGACTCTGTTATCAATTCAATATTGTAGAAACATAAGATGGGAAAAGTATACCATGTCTCTAACCAAGCCTTTGATAAAACACTTGTCCTATAGGCATCTTCTTCTGGTAGCCTTGATAGTATGTTATGAAGAATGAATTTTGGTAGAATTGACAATTTGTCCTCTGCTTGTTCCATTTTTTATGTGAAAGCAACCTTTGAGACTCTGTTAAATTATTCATTAATCATGTACGTTGCAAACAATCACgcctttaataaaataaatttttatgctattaactaaccaaggttttaaattgtagTTGCGGTCGCCGATGCGGTAACAGTTGCGGTTGTTGTGAATGCGGTCATTGCAGTTGCTACAATGACAATGCGGCTGTTGCGgtgtgaaatcattttgaaatttcacaagctatatataatatgaaactactatgtaactacactatttatctACTGTTGTatagtcttagtttattccacAAACACTAATTTGAATGCTCTTAAAATGCACGGTTGaaagattgttaaaagtaagatttttcattagatttgacacaaattaggatttgaagttcataaattttatttttttgtgagaaaatttgaacaaacattCGCCAAAAACATCTGATGCGGCTTTTGATGCGGAATGGAAGGAGAAAGTTCTCCTAAAAGAGATTTGAGATTGGGGACGATATTTTATCTCCCGGCTGGCGGACTCCGTCTccgaaaattttattaaaatagcatgtattaatataaatttaagatttttaattatattgttACATGCTATCTGTAtacatttgtttatatatgacgTTTATTACTGTTATAATAttcacaataatatttttttaaggttgGAGGATCACCACGAAATCAGTGGAAATCCGCGGGGATGGAGATGAAAGAAGAATACTACTCGAAACAGGGAATGATGACGGAGATGGGGGACATCTTATATAATTTGTGAAACTTGAAAACAACTTCAGTCGCAAGCCACAGTTATAACAACCATAATGACTTCAATCGCAACAACCACAATCGTTACCGTATCCGCGATCGTAATTTAAAACCATAGTATTAGCGACCAGGAAAATGTATACttaaagagaaataaaatatgatgataaacaaagagaaaaaaaggaTACGCATTCTAACAAATGCATATAGACAAAGAACACATCACAAATaacacaaattttataaaagaaatagagTTGCGTACCTTTCACAAATTTTCTCCTCCTTTTCACCTCTTATTTTATTCTACATGTCATTCACAAAACCTCTAtttataacaataacaatttatttaataaaaaaaaaacaataacagtttatctttttttttaaaaaaaaaaaaattaggtttaatATCTAAAGAAAAcgttagagaaaaaaaaatcttaagaaAACTGATTCAGTTATAATATTGTAAAATACTTTTGTAAAATAcagaagattttaaaagatttgatcaaaaaaaataaatagaggtTTTGTAGGATTtagattttagattttaaatgactagtttaacaaaaaataacttaaaagtGGATTTAGATTTTAAATGACTAgtttaaccacaaaaaaaaaaaaatctttttaaaagattttgtaGGATTATTACTTTTAAGACTTTATCCAATTAATTTAAAAGATAGGATTTTTCAATTCAGATAGATTTGTAATACAAATTTTTAGGATTTTAAagtaatttatgaattttttttttgaatcaaacaaACATAACTATGAATGTTTAAGATTTCAAaagactattttatttttttttgacacaagactcttttttttaatatgtgtaacaaattattttttttttttttaaagatgtAACAACTTATTAGTAACTgtcgcttataaaaaaaacttattttaaaaaaaaaatcttaagaaAACTGATTCAGTTATAATATTGTAAAATACTTTTGTAAAATACAGAcgattttaaaagatttgatcggaaaaaaaaaatagaagttgCATAGGAAATGTTGCACAATATGAATAAAGTGACTGGTAAATACTTATTTGAATAAAGGAAATATTTTGTATTATGCATGGTGGTTGTCCCATCTTAttccttaaataaataaataaataaataaacaactgTCCCATCTTATATTGCAAACACAACTGGAAGGgcaatagttaatatgcataagccttttcttatgtatggtgcataagttatTCACAGtcatcagatgattttacatgtgtaataatcataactgaagaacttttatttttgcttgatcaatttcggccacattttatatgcgattcgatcaccgatttcgaaaactaataccgaaaacattcataaaatcgaacgacgatcaaaacggtataaagaacgtcgagtttcgttaattattgagggagaacgaaccgggtcgacAAACCGGATCGTCGCGACCCGTTCCTGCAGAAAATGGATGAGGAAAATGATGAATAGTGACGCGTCTCCACACACACTCTCACTGGCGGGGCGTAGAggcgcgtgcggtgccaaggagactccaattttttttattgtttttacagaaaaatagtaaataattttctgggaattttgggaccagttaggtatttttctgagacctgaaactatttttagttaattaaatgaggtaaatatgcttttataaatatcagatattaataaaattttcccaaaattttatttagggtattttgaattatttggaacggttggggatacctcactctctccgtttttatatcgtcttaaaatttaaaatttatttcacaatttttattaagggttaaatatgtttttggagaacaactctttgaaaccattccacaacaaaaatggtttcataccgttatacactgaaaccattagtctagctaaatggtttcatggcgttatacaccgaaaccattattatagttaaatctTATAATAATACTTCAATTGTATATTTGTTCcaataaaaattttattaacaaattcttttttttgacatttgTTTTAGCAGCAAacatcttttattaaaaaattgaccaTGACATAAGACATTTTTCTATATGTCACTCAAATGTGCAATCAACAGAAATAAAAGGAGCTAAGGGAAATGGAGCAAAGCTGCTCTCAAAGAAAAGTCACAAAAACGTTTCTTTCTCTCTGCCCTATTCGCCACCGTCTCTTATCGCGGAAACACCGATCCTCATTCATACCCTAACCAACCGCACGAAGCTTTCTCCCTCTCTGAAACGTGCTGGCGACCGGTAAGCTTTCTCCCCCCCTCCTCCTCACACTCTATCTCTGGCCAGCTGTTTTTCACTTCAACCCTAATTGCAGTATGTTCATTCCCATTTTTCCATTGACGAAAGCAAAACAACAAATCTTT from Trifolium pratense cultivar HEN17-A07 linkage group LG5, ARS_RC_1.1, whole genome shotgun sequence encodes:
- the LOC123886776 gene encoding FBD-associated F-box protein At5g18780-like; protein product: MEQAEDKLSILPKFILHNILSRLPEEDAYRTSVLSKAWLETWYTFPILCFYNIELITESKSKDLIEYVKSRLLRFWEQRLAIKEFNFSIIDILGCMSNDFDLCLKLVSESGVEVLDVCFPKYSSMISQDEKGRRGECYYVLPKGVIEIKSLTKLVLEGGIRVDEALRNHSIKFFSLRELHLLEVVLKDGQAIECLISCCPLIEVITLMLLSGSMKSLSMRGLKKLKTVYVDGIKEVYIDEANSSLKSLYYCHDYMSIPIFKIEFIQCCKFLKELLLSLYDTTIITEKWFLEILPKFPFLETLEIWNCILSETINISSVQLKYLRVSDCSNLKVANIDAPNLLTCNFKGFNGSKPIISFLNNISTQLQLCLSISIYDFDIFYVRELLQNIKPQNVFISLFLSISCSEGAPRPVFLDIPSPPPSIKHLDLDIEIHSEINETLYSDIADFLLLCFVPEYISWNNLETKQFVERNERIGNVMFRENIAMNVKFWKEVKSLKVLSSKSRVRTESHIDFHLGERRLVATTCLVGIKERM